One window of the Anaeromyxobacter dehalogenans 2CP-C genome contains the following:
- the ychF gene encoding redox-regulated ATPase YchF, translated as MGLSIGIVGLPNVGKSTLFNALLGAAQAAAANYPFCTIEPNVGVVPVPDARLDALSALFKPKKTTPTTLEFVDIAGLVAGASKGEGLGNQFLANIREVDAIAHVLRCFEDPDVVHVAGKVDPRGDRDVVETELMLKDLDSVEKKRERALKNTKAAGKAGELAKLEVAALDRVKAGLEAGTPVRAQPLSDEDRAAVKDLFLLTSKPVLYIANVDESQLGKEATDPSILAVKALADAEGAPMVEISGKVESELVELAPPERAEYLASLGLEEPGLHRLVHAGYRLLGLMTYFTSGEDECRAWTVRQGSRAPQAAGVIHTDFEKGFIKAEVIRIEDLLELKTEAACREKGKLRIEGKDYVVQDGDVMHFRFNV; from the coding sequence ATGGGCCTCTCCATCGGCATCGTCGGCCTCCCGAACGTCGGGAAGTCCACCCTCTTCAACGCGCTGCTCGGCGCCGCGCAGGCGGCGGCCGCCAACTACCCGTTCTGCACCATCGAGCCGAACGTGGGGGTGGTGCCGGTGCCGGACGCGCGCCTCGACGCGCTCTCGGCCCTGTTCAAGCCGAAGAAGACCACCCCGACCACGCTCGAGTTCGTGGACATCGCCGGCCTCGTCGCCGGCGCGTCCAAGGGCGAGGGGCTCGGCAACCAGTTCCTCGCGAACATCCGCGAGGTGGACGCCATCGCCCACGTGCTGCGCTGCTTCGAGGACCCCGACGTCGTGCACGTTGCCGGCAAGGTGGACCCGCGCGGCGATCGCGACGTGGTCGAGACCGAGCTGATGCTGAAGGACCTCGACTCGGTCGAGAAGAAGCGCGAGCGCGCGCTCAAGAACACCAAGGCCGCCGGCAAGGCCGGCGAGCTGGCGAAGCTCGAGGTGGCGGCGCTCGACCGGGTGAAGGCGGGGCTGGAGGCCGGCACGCCGGTGCGCGCCCAGCCGCTCTCCGACGAGGACCGCGCCGCGGTGAAGGACCTGTTCCTGCTCACCTCGAAGCCGGTGCTGTACATCGCGAACGTGGACGAGTCGCAGCTCGGCAAGGAGGCCACCGACCCGAGCATCCTGGCGGTGAAGGCGCTCGCCGACGCCGAGGGCGCGCCCATGGTGGAGATCTCCGGCAAGGTGGAGTCCGAGCTCGTCGAGCTGGCGCCGCCGGAGCGCGCCGAGTACCTCGCCTCCCTCGGCCTCGAGGAGCCCGGCCTGCACCGCCTGGTGCACGCCGGCTACCGGCTGCTCGGCCTCATGACCTACTTCACCTCCGGAGAGGACGAGTGCCGCGCCTGGACCGTGCGCCAGGGCTCGCGCGCGCCGCAGGCGGCGGGCGTCATCCACACCGACTTCGAGAAGGGCTTCATCAAGGCCGAGGTCATCCGCATCGAGGACCTCCTCGAGCTGAAGACCGAGGCCGCCTGCCGCGAGAAGGGCAAGCTGCGCATCGAGGGCAAGGACTACGTCGTCCAGGACGGCGACGTGATGCACTTCAGGTTCAACGTCTGA
- a CDS encoding peptidylprolyl isomerase, giving the protein MLRRIALLGLVALAATACQPQSKDSKKSGPAVATGNGFTITAGELKARLDEQSPFIRARYSTLERKKEFLDNLVRFEVLAREAERQGLANDPEVQLTLKKVMVQKLVQKNFQDASGAAAEALPEADLQKYYDEHKAEYYRPRRVRLAAIVWNAPAGSPERAAKVALAKKALAKLKAEEKKNTLAFAQLVNEFSEDAASKATAGDLGFKTREDLEKAYSKEFADVAYNLQPGATSGVLETPNGVYLVKGTGEQDELNRTFEQVKPQIQTKLYREKKTKEFDAWLKKLRDDAKVSIDEKALEAVEVSAAAPAGMGGMPGMPGMMPGGHGPMGAGPRPMGAPAPAAAPAQPAPAPAPAK; this is encoded by the coding sequence ATGCTGCGTCGCATCGCCCTCCTCGGCCTCGTCGCGCTGGCGGCCACCGCCTGCCAGCCGCAGTCCAAGGACTCGAAGAAGTCCGGCCCCGCCGTCGCCACCGGCAACGGGTTCACCATCACCGCCGGCGAGCTGAAGGCGCGCCTCGACGAGCAGTCGCCGTTCATCCGCGCCCGCTACTCCACGCTCGAGCGCAAGAAGGAGTTCCTCGACAACCTGGTCCGGTTCGAGGTGCTGGCGCGCGAGGCCGAGCGGCAGGGCCTGGCGAACGACCCCGAGGTCCAGCTCACGCTGAAGAAGGTGATGGTCCAGAAGCTCGTCCAGAAGAACTTCCAGGACGCGAGCGGCGCGGCCGCCGAGGCGCTCCCCGAGGCCGACCTGCAGAAGTACTACGACGAGCACAAGGCCGAGTACTACCGGCCGCGCCGCGTGCGCCTCGCCGCGATCGTGTGGAACGCGCCCGCCGGCAGCCCGGAGCGCGCCGCCAAGGTCGCCCTCGCGAAGAAGGCGCTCGCGAAGCTGAAGGCCGAGGAGAAGAAGAACACGCTCGCGTTCGCGCAGCTCGTGAACGAGTTCTCCGAGGACGCGGCCAGCAAGGCCACCGCCGGCGACCTCGGCTTCAAGACGCGCGAGGACCTGGAGAAGGCGTACTCGAAGGAGTTCGCCGACGTCGCGTACAACCTGCAGCCCGGCGCGACCAGCGGCGTCCTCGAGACCCCGAACGGCGTCTACCTGGTGAAGGGCACCGGCGAGCAGGACGAGCTGAACCGGACGTTCGAGCAGGTGAAGCCGCAGATCCAGACCAAGCTCTACCGCGAGAAGAAGACCAAGGAGTTCGACGCCTGGCTGAAGAAGCTGCGCGACGACGCCAAGGTCAGCATCGACGAGAAGGCGCTCGAGGCGGTGGAGGTCTCGGCCGCCGCGCCGGCCGGCATGGGCGGCATGCCCGGGATGCCCGGCATGATGCCCGGCGGCCACGGCCCCATGGGCGCCGGCCCCCGCCCCATGGGCGCGCCCGCCCCGGCCGCCGCGCCGGCCCAGCCGGCCCCGGCCCCCGCCCCGGCGAAGTGA
- the mfd gene encoding transcription-repair coupling factor: MRRALEEKRRADVTGLVGAARGLLVRDLLAPGPGRARSVLAVAADEEEADALARDLAFFLGEGAVLRVPADAVLPYDDLSPDRGVEMERLAALARLHLAPEQAKAVVVSARALARRTVPRRVFEAGSDLLGKGIEVDREALAAKLVLLGFARTPLVEDPGTFAVRGGIVDLWSPADPRPVRLEFFGDEIESCRAFDPSNQRSEGDVEEVLLCPSREALFTEEGKEAAKTAVREVAERVNRPTSRVREVLDAIDAGTPFFGLEALLPGFHPGGLGTLFDYLPPGTAVYVDGVAAVEDALAELDEALAREHAAALDREELVLPPAAHFLPGAEARARALALPTVVRHQVWLGTEEPIRVALEETAGIRAEIEGAHGEEGALAPLTRRLEDWRKRGIAAVVAAGTASASERLRRLLEDRRQHSRVHTGPPGAPRELYDPAVHVHVFAGEISAGFVDAAAGLAVVSDEEIFGRRVRKKARRAAEENAFAAAFRELNEGDLVVHVEHGIAKYLGLTKMQIRGVEGDFLVLAYDGADRLYLPVAKLRQVQKFTGASPETIRLDRLGGSSFALRKARVKEQLLKMAAELLDIYAARAAHPGFAYPEPDELFREFEAEFPWEETPDQAKAIEDVVRDMRKGRQGPAAAAPMDRLVCGDVGYGKTEVAMRAAMLAVLAKKQVAVLVPTTVLAAQHERTFRERFKGYPVRIEAVSRMRTADEVKRALKAAADGKVDILVGTHRLLAADVSFKDLGLVVVDEEQRFGVAHKERLKKLRKLVDVLTLTATPIPRTLHMSLAGVRDLSIIATPPEDRRAIRTFVMKFDPAAVKEAIETELKRGGQVFFVHNRVRSIHAMQRFLGELVPKARVGVAHGQMGEGKLEHVMTQFVDKELDVLLATSIIESGLDIPSANTIIVNRADHFGLAQLYQIRGRVGRSRERAYAYLLVPARRPVTKDAQKRLEVLQRFSELGAGFKIASHDLEIRGAGNLLGKDQSGQIEAVGFELYQELLDEAVRELKGEAPREEIDPDVQLPVPAFIPDPYMPDVHQRLFFYKRLAQASTDEDLDEVRAEMVDRCGDPPDEVDALFEVMAVKVRLRALRIRALETGPGRLVLTLGESAALDPFQLAKHVQASAGALRLTPDMKLVAQLGGPPAPKAVAARPAKGAAARQSPRQAAAQRRVAADAARRAQPPPAAAPSPAMQAASGRELLQAVREVLAGLARCARAE, encoded by the coding sequence GTGCGCCGCGCCCTCGAGGAGAAGCGCCGCGCCGACGTCACCGGCCTCGTGGGGGCCGCGCGCGGCCTCCTGGTCCGCGACCTGCTCGCCCCCGGCCCGGGCCGCGCCCGCTCGGTGCTGGCGGTGGCGGCGGACGAGGAGGAGGCGGACGCGCTCGCCCGCGACCTCGCCTTCTTCCTGGGCGAGGGCGCGGTGCTCCGCGTCCCCGCCGACGCGGTGCTCCCCTACGACGACCTCTCGCCCGACCGCGGCGTGGAGATGGAGCGGCTCGCCGCGCTGGCGCGCCTGCACCTCGCCCCCGAGCAGGCGAAGGCGGTGGTGGTCTCGGCCCGCGCGCTGGCGCGCCGCACCGTGCCACGGCGGGTGTTCGAGGCCGGCTCGGACCTGCTCGGCAAGGGCATCGAGGTGGACCGCGAGGCGCTCGCCGCGAAGCTCGTGCTGCTCGGCTTCGCCCGCACGCCGCTCGTCGAGGACCCGGGCACGTTCGCGGTCCGCGGCGGCATCGTGGACCTTTGGAGCCCGGCCGACCCGAGGCCGGTGCGGCTCGAGTTCTTCGGCGACGAGATCGAGAGCTGCCGCGCGTTCGACCCGTCCAACCAGCGCAGCGAGGGCGACGTGGAGGAGGTGCTGCTCTGCCCCTCGCGCGAGGCGCTCTTCACCGAGGAGGGCAAGGAGGCCGCCAAGACCGCGGTGCGCGAGGTCGCCGAGCGGGTGAACCGCCCCACCTCGCGGGTGCGCGAGGTGCTCGACGCCATCGACGCCGGCACGCCGTTCTTCGGGCTGGAGGCGCTGCTCCCCGGCTTCCACCCGGGGGGCCTCGGCACGCTGTTCGACTACCTGCCGCCCGGGACCGCGGTCTACGTGGACGGGGTCGCGGCGGTGGAGGACGCGCTCGCCGAGCTCGACGAGGCGCTCGCCCGCGAGCACGCCGCCGCGCTGGACCGCGAGGAGCTGGTGCTGCCGCCCGCGGCGCACTTCCTCCCCGGCGCCGAGGCGCGCGCCCGCGCGCTGGCGCTGCCGACGGTGGTCCGGCACCAGGTGTGGCTCGGCACCGAGGAGCCCATCCGCGTCGCGCTCGAGGAGACCGCCGGCATCCGCGCCGAGATCGAGGGCGCGCACGGCGAGGAGGGCGCGCTCGCCCCGCTCACCCGGCGGCTCGAGGACTGGCGCAAGCGCGGCATCGCGGCGGTGGTGGCGGCCGGGACCGCGTCGGCGTCCGAGCGCCTCCGCCGCCTGCTCGAGGACCGGCGCCAGCACTCGCGCGTCCATACCGGCCCGCCCGGCGCGCCGCGGGAGCTCTACGACCCGGCGGTGCACGTGCACGTCTTCGCCGGCGAGATCTCGGCCGGCTTCGTGGACGCGGCCGCGGGCCTGGCGGTGGTCTCCGACGAGGAGATCTTCGGCCGCCGCGTGCGCAAGAAGGCGCGCCGCGCCGCCGAGGAGAACGCGTTCGCGGCGGCGTTCCGCGAGCTGAACGAGGGCGACCTGGTCGTGCACGTCGAGCACGGCATCGCCAAGTACCTGGGCCTCACCAAGATGCAGATCCGCGGGGTGGAGGGCGACTTCCTCGTCCTCGCCTACGACGGCGCCGACCGGCTCTACCTGCCGGTCGCGAAGCTGCGCCAGGTGCAGAAGTTCACCGGCGCCTCGCCCGAGACGATCCGGCTCGACAGGCTGGGCGGCAGCTCCTTCGCGCTCCGCAAGGCGCGGGTGAAGGAGCAGCTCCTCAAGATGGCCGCCGAGCTGCTCGACATCTACGCGGCCCGCGCCGCCCACCCCGGCTTCGCCTACCCGGAGCCGGACGAGCTGTTCCGCGAGTTCGAGGCGGAGTTCCCCTGGGAGGAGACGCCCGACCAGGCGAAGGCCATCGAGGACGTGGTCCGCGACATGCGCAAGGGCCGCCAGGGCCCGGCCGCGGCCGCGCCCATGGACCGGCTGGTCTGCGGCGACGTGGGCTACGGCAAGACCGAGGTGGCGATGCGCGCCGCCATGCTGGCGGTGCTCGCGAAGAAGCAGGTGGCGGTGCTCGTGCCCACCACCGTGCTCGCGGCCCAGCACGAGCGCACGTTCCGCGAGCGGTTCAAGGGCTACCCGGTGCGCATCGAGGCGGTCTCGCGCATGCGCACCGCCGACGAGGTGAAGCGGGCGCTGAAGGCCGCCGCCGACGGCAAGGTGGACATCCTCGTCGGCACGCACCGGCTGCTCGCGGCCGACGTGTCGTTCAAGGACCTGGGCCTGGTGGTGGTGGACGAGGAGCAGCGCTTCGGCGTCGCGCACAAGGAGCGCCTGAAGAAGCTGCGCAAGCTCGTGGACGTGCTCACGCTCACCGCCACGCCCATCCCCCGCACCTTGCACATGAGCCTCGCCGGCGTGCGCGACCTCTCCATCATCGCGACGCCGCCGGAGGACCGCCGGGCCATCCGCACCTTCGTGATGAAGTTCGACCCGGCCGCGGTGAAGGAGGCCATCGAGACCGAGCTGAAGCGCGGCGGGCAGGTGTTCTTCGTCCACAACCGCGTGCGCTCGATCCACGCCATGCAGCGCTTCCTCGGCGAGCTCGTGCCGAAGGCGCGGGTGGGCGTCGCGCACGGGCAGATGGGCGAGGGGAAGCTCGAGCACGTCATGACGCAGTTCGTGGACAAGGAGCTCGACGTGCTCCTCGCCACGAGCATCATCGAGTCCGGCCTCGACATCCCCAGCGCGAACACCATCATCGTGAACCGCGCCGACCACTTCGGCCTGGCGCAGCTCTACCAGATCCGCGGCCGCGTCGGCCGAAGCCGGGAGCGCGCTTACGCGTACCTGCTCGTGCCGGCGCGCCGCCCGGTCACGAAGGACGCGCAGAAGCGGCTCGAGGTGCTCCAGCGGTTCAGCGAGCTGGGCGCCGGCTTCAAGATCGCGAGCCACGACCTCGAGATCCGCGGCGCGGGCAACCTGCTCGGCAAGGACCAGTCCGGCCAGATCGAGGCGGTGGGGTTCGAGCTGTACCAGGAGCTGCTCGACGAGGCGGTGCGCGAGCTGAAGGGCGAGGCGCCGCGCGAGGAGATCGACCCGGACGTGCAGCTGCCGGTGCCGGCGTTCATCCCCGACCCGTACATGCCCGACGTCCACCAGCGGCTGTTCTTCTACAAGCGGCTCGCGCAGGCCTCCACCGACGAGGACCTCGACGAGGTCCGGGCCGAGATGGTGGACCGCTGCGGCGACCCGCCGGACGAGGTGGACGCGCTGTTCGAGGTCATGGCGGTGAAGGTCCGGCTGCGCGCGCTGCGCATCCGCGCGCTCGAGACCGGGCCGGGGCGGCTCGTCCTCACGCTGGGCGAGTCGGCCGCGCTCGACCCGTTCCAGCTCGCGAAGCACGTGCAGGCCTCGGCCGGCGCGCTCCGGCTCACCCCGGACATGAAGCTGGTGGCGCAGCTCGGCGGGCCGCCGGCGCCGAAGGCCGTCGCGGCGCGCCCGGCGAAGGGCGCCGCGGCGCGGCAGAGCCCGCGGCAGGCTGCGGCACAGCGCCGCGTGGCCGCCGACGCCGCCCGCCGCGCCCAGCCGCCGCCGGCCGCGGCGCCCTCGCCGGCGATGCAGGCCGCGAGCGGCCGCGAGCTGCTGCAGGCGGTGCGCGAGGTGCTCGCCGGCCTGGCGCGCTGCGCGCGCGCGGAGTGA
- a CDS encoding peptidylprolyl isomerase has protein sequence MRPALAPILIATALAAGCGRCGGARSGERPAPGAVAVVNGEPIPPDALARELRDAQAGAEGQAPAAGDVLRRRVLDDLVDRALLLQQARARSIVVGQDQVERAFLRLRAEYPGTHFDDLLAQERLSQAELKARLKDQLTVERLFEQEVFPQVQVVDAEVERYYAEHGAEFQEPERVHVLQIVVASREEAAQVREKLRRNPQTFAEVARRSSIAPEGKGGGDLGFIGRGSGFPEVFDTCFALPVNVISDVTPSPYGFHLFKVVEKKPAQRRTLEQARAEIAEKLGREKRAGAQAEYLEALRKRAQIEIDEKALAAVTP, from the coding sequence GTGCGCCCGGCCCTCGCGCCCATCCTGATCGCGACCGCGCTCGCGGCCGGCTGCGGCCGCTGCGGCGGCGCTCGCTCCGGCGAGCGCCCCGCGCCCGGCGCGGTGGCGGTCGTGAACGGGGAGCCGATCCCGCCCGACGCGCTCGCGCGCGAGCTGCGCGACGCGCAGGCGGGCGCGGAGGGCCAGGCGCCGGCCGCCGGCGACGTGCTGCGGCGGCGCGTGCTCGACGACCTCGTCGATCGCGCGCTGCTGCTCCAGCAGGCGCGCGCCCGCTCGATCGTGGTCGGCCAGGACCAGGTCGAGCGGGCCTTCCTCCGCCTCCGGGCGGAGTACCCCGGCACGCACTTCGACGACCTGCTCGCGCAGGAGCGGCTCAGCCAGGCCGAGCTGAAGGCCCGCCTCAAGGACCAGCTCACGGTGGAGCGCCTGTTCGAGCAGGAGGTGTTCCCGCAGGTCCAGGTGGTGGACGCCGAGGTCGAGCGTTACTACGCGGAGCACGGCGCCGAGTTCCAGGAGCCGGAGCGGGTGCACGTGCTCCAGATCGTCGTCGCGTCCCGCGAAGAGGCAGCCCAGGTGCGCGAGAAGCTCCGCCGCAACCCGCAGACGTTCGCCGAGGTGGCGCGCCGCTCGTCCATCGCCCCCGAGGGCAAGGGCGGCGGCGACCTCGGCTTCATCGGGCGCGGCTCCGGGTTCCCGGAGGTGTTCGACACCTGCTTCGCGCTGCCGGTGAACGTGATCTCCGACGTCACCCCGTCCCCGTACGGCTTCCACCTGTTCAAGGTGGTGGAGAAGAAGCCGGCGCAGCGGCGCACGCTGGAGCAAGCGCGCGCCGAGATCGCCGAGAAGCTCGGCCGCGAGAAGCGGGCCGGGGCGCAGGCGGAGTACCTCGAGGCCCTCCGCAAGCGCGCCCAGATCGAGATCGACGAGAAGGCCCTCGCCGCGGTGACCCCTTGA
- the pdxA gene encoding 4-hydroxythreonine-4-phosphate dehydrogenase PdxA: protein MSRAGRPRIAISLGDPSGVGPEVTAGALRALRGELVPLVFGDRRVLARALGDLGLPVVEPGAPLPPGGALVATTALPAAQLRPGRPAPQAGAAQLAYVEAAFRAVREGAAAAMCTAPVSKAQVARALPGFVGHTEWLEAACGVRRSVMMLAGDRLRIALVTNHVAFSRLRRALTVPRIVETLAITHRALRDDLGIARPRLALAALNPHAGEEGAFGDEESRLLAPALEAARAAGAPAAGPFPADSVFFRAALGEFDAVVALYHDQGLIPVKLLDAVGGDPAVNVTLGLPIVRTSPDHGVAYDIAGKGKASAASMIAALRLAVRIANVRARAAR from the coding sequence GTGAGCCGCGCGGGGCGCCCGCGCATCGCCATCTCGCTCGGCGACCCCTCCGGCGTCGGGCCGGAGGTCACCGCGGGCGCGCTCCGCGCCCTGCGCGGCGAGCTCGTCCCCCTGGTGTTCGGCGATCGGCGCGTGCTCGCGCGCGCGCTCGGCGACCTGGGCCTGCCGGTGGTGGAGCCCGGCGCGCCGCTCCCGCCGGGCGGCGCGCTCGTCGCCACCACCGCGCTCCCGGCCGCCCAGCTCAGGCCCGGCCGCCCCGCGCCGCAGGCCGGCGCGGCCCAGCTCGCCTACGTGGAGGCCGCCTTCCGCGCCGTCCGCGAGGGCGCCGCGGCGGCGATGTGCACGGCGCCGGTGTCGAAGGCGCAGGTGGCGCGGGCGCTGCCCGGGTTCGTGGGTCACACCGAGTGGCTGGAGGCCGCCTGCGGCGTGCGCCGCTCGGTGATGATGCTGGCCGGCGACCGGCTCCGCATCGCGCTCGTCACGAACCACGTCGCGTTCTCGCGGCTGCGGCGCGCGCTCACCGTGCCGCGCATCGTCGAGACGCTCGCCATCACCCACCGCGCGCTCCGCGACGACCTCGGCATCGCCCGGCCGCGCCTCGCGCTCGCCGCGCTCAACCCGCACGCGGGCGAGGAGGGCGCGTTCGGGGACGAGGAGTCGCGGCTGCTCGCCCCCGCGCTCGAGGCGGCCCGCGCCGCCGGCGCGCCCGCGGCCGGCCCGTTCCCGGCCGACTCGGTGTTCTTCCGCGCCGCGCTGGGCGAGTTCGACGCGGTGGTCGCGCTCTACCACGACCAGGGGCTCATCCCGGTGAAGCTGCTCGACGCGGTGGGCGGGGATCCGGCGGTGAACGTGACGCTGGGGCTGCCCATCGTCCGCACCAGCCCGGACCACGGCGTCGCCTACGACATCGCCGGCAAGGGCAAGGCGAGCGCCGCCTCGATGATCGCGGCGCTCAGGCTGGCGGTGCGGATCGCGAACGTCCGCGCGCGGGCGGCGCGCTGA
- a CDS encoding peptidylprolyl isomerase has translation MNLSLALLAVTLSSAAPATPAATTPPATAAQPRRVLDRVAAIVNGDVVTLQELEQRAAALGLAAADALPAGPERDRARAEALRRAFDQVVSDKLFAEKAKELEIEVTEKQVDDAIEGVKKQNGFTDAQLESALASEGYSMADYRTRIRRELQNFSLLQYKVAGKIKTSEEDLRNYYQSHPQEFDGEDEVRVRHIFIPFPEGGGKQAQAQARAEGQRVLQRLKTGEDFGAVAKAVSRGPSAEEGGELGWLKRGTIHRTLEDAAFALKTGEISGLVEAGPGVHILKVEERRRGGGKSFEQAREEIRQRLGEEQAENYRQQYVAELRRDALIDVKLPELRP, from the coding sequence TTGAACCTCTCCCTCGCGCTGCTCGCCGTCACCCTCTCCAGCGCCGCGCCGGCCACGCCCGCCGCGACGACGCCTCCGGCCACCGCGGCCCAGCCGCGGCGCGTGCTCGACCGGGTGGCCGCCATCGTGAACGGCGACGTGGTCACGCTGCAGGAGCTGGAGCAGCGCGCCGCCGCGCTCGGGCTGGCCGCGGCCGACGCGCTCCCCGCCGGCCCGGAGCGCGACCGCGCCCGCGCCGAGGCGCTCCGGCGCGCGTTCGACCAGGTGGTCTCGGACAAGCTCTTCGCCGAGAAGGCGAAGGAGCTCGAGATCGAGGTCACCGAGAAGCAGGTGGACGACGCCATCGAGGGCGTGAAGAAGCAGAACGGCTTCACCGACGCGCAGCTCGAGTCCGCCCTCGCCTCCGAGGGCTACTCCATGGCCGACTACCGGACCCGCATCCGGCGCGAGCTGCAGAACTTCTCGCTCCTCCAGTACAAGGTGGCCGGGAAGATCAAGACGTCCGAGGAGGACCTGCGCAACTACTACCAGTCCCACCCGCAGGAGTTCGACGGCGAGGACGAGGTGCGGGTCCGCCACATCTTCATCCCGTTCCCCGAGGGCGGCGGCAAGCAGGCGCAGGCCCAGGCGCGCGCCGAGGGCCAGCGGGTGCTGCAGCGGCTCAAGACCGGCGAGGACTTCGGCGCGGTCGCGAAGGCCGTCTCCCGCGGCCCGTCGGCCGAGGAGGGTGGCGAGCTGGGCTGGCTGAAGCGCGGCACCATCCACCGGACGCTCGAGGACGCCGCGTTCGCGCTGAAGACCGGCGAGATCTCCGGGCTGGTCGAGGCGGGCCCGGGCGTGCACATCCTCAAGGTCGAGGAGCGGCGGCGCGGCGGCGGCAAGAGCTTCGAGCAGGCCCGCGAGGAGATCCGGCAGCGGCTCGGCGAGGAGCAGGCCGAGAACTACCGGCAGCAGTACGTGGCCGAGCTCCGGCGCGACGCGCTCATCGACGTGAAGCTCCCCGAGCTGCGGCCGTGA
- a CDS encoding tetratricopeptide repeat protein, which translates to MRYPHPRLASTAALAALLLAACGGAEEPRPSEDAAPLVSTLATAPSGGAERLRAGEVAAARASFEAALDASPDQLGALNDLAVSYLVEGHPDAARRLLDEVVSTGSPPEQQAALVNLGELYALEGYLPAAQAHLETARDIDPARPGPWYALAILADARGDLPGARAALREALRLDADGAARAGFAYVYAEERVHLEALIAEQAGDPAGAAARWRELSQGRFPVLAGAAQRHLAGE; encoded by the coding sequence GTGCGGTACCCGCATCCACGCCTCGCATCCACCGCGGCGCTCGCCGCGCTTCTGCTCGCCGCCTGCGGCGGGGCGGAGGAGCCGCGCCCGAGCGAGGACGCGGCGCCGCTCGTCTCGACGCTCGCGACCGCGCCGTCGGGCGGCGCGGAGCGGCTGCGGGCCGGCGAGGTGGCCGCGGCGCGCGCGTCGTTCGAGGCGGCGCTCGACGCCAGCCCCGACCAGCTCGGCGCGCTGAACGACCTCGCCGTCTCCTACCTCGTCGAAGGCCACCCCGACGCGGCCCGCCGCCTGCTCGACGAGGTGGTCTCCACCGGCAGCCCGCCGGAGCAGCAGGCGGCGCTGGTCAACCTGGGCGAGCTGTACGCGCTGGAGGGCTACCTCCCGGCGGCCCAGGCGCACCTCGAGACCGCCCGCGACATCGACCCGGCTCGCCCGGGGCCCTGGTACGCGCTCGCGATCCTGGCGGACGCGCGCGGCGACCTGCCGGGCGCCCGCGCGGCGCTCCGCGAGGCGCTCCGGCTGGACGCGGACGGTGCGGCGAGGGCCGGATTCGCTTACGTCTACGCCGAGGAGCGCGTGCACCTCGAGGCCCTGATCGCCGAGCAGGCGGGCGATCCGGCCGGCGCCGCGGCCCGGTGGCGGGAGCTGTCGCAGGGGCGGTTCCCGGTGCTGGCCGGGGCGGCGCAGCGGCACCTCGCGGGCGAGTAG
- the hrcA gene encoding heat-inducible transcriptional repressor HrcA — protein MATADELDRREREILRALVQDYIHTGEPVASQPLLSRHELEWSPATVRSVMADLEALGFLEKPHASSGRIPTERGYRLYVDTMLKVRPPSPADRDRIERLAQAAPDVSSLIEGTADLLHSLSHHAGVVTTPRPQADPVRQLEFVRLRENRVLVVFVSAAGIVTNKLVQLEFTMEPAELERAAAYLNEKLHARAEAAEPELAALRAAILGDMRADQSALHDLLQKALVLAEQSFAAAGVEKVVMEGESSFLDAPEFSDVQKARALLRGFAEKDRILRVLDRVLTAQEVQIFIGAESEFATVPDVSVVAAPYGRGDRVLGTLAVVGPTRMNYARVIPLVDLTARQISRALAALSEGG, from the coding sequence ATGGCCACGGCGGACGAGCTGGACAGGCGGGAGCGCGAGATCCTCCGCGCGCTGGTCCAGGACTACATCCACACCGGCGAGCCGGTCGCGAGCCAGCCGCTCCTCTCGCGGCACGAGCTGGAGTGGTCGCCGGCCACGGTGCGGAGCGTGATGGCCGACCTCGAGGCGCTCGGCTTCCTCGAGAAGCCGCACGCGTCCTCGGGCCGGATCCCCACCGAGCGCGGCTACCGGCTGTACGTGGACACGATGCTGAAGGTGCGGCCGCCCAGCCCGGCGGACCGCGACCGGATCGAGCGGCTGGCCCAGGCCGCGCCGGACGTGTCCTCGCTCATCGAGGGCACCGCCGACCTGCTCCACTCGCTCTCGCACCACGCCGGCGTGGTGACGACGCCGCGGCCGCAGGCCGACCCGGTGCGCCAGCTCGAGTTCGTGCGCCTGCGCGAGAACCGCGTGCTGGTGGTGTTCGTGTCCGCGGCCGGGATCGTCACGAACAAGCTGGTGCAGCTCGAGTTCACCATGGAGCCGGCCGAGCTGGAGCGGGCGGCGGCCTACCTGAACGAGAAGCTGCACGCCCGCGCCGAGGCGGCGGAGCCGGAGCTGGCGGCGCTGCGCGCGGCCATCCTCGGCGACATGCGCGCCGACCAGAGCGCGCTCCACGACCTCCTGCAGAAGGCGCTCGTGCTCGCCGAGCAGTCGTTCGCCGCGGCCGGCGTGGAGAAGGTGGTGATGGAGGGCGAGTCGAGCTTCCTCGACGCGCCGGAGTTCTCGGACGTGCAGAAGGCCCGCGCGCTGCTGCGCGGCTTCGCCGAGAAGGACCGGATCCTGCGCGTGCTGGATCGCGTGCTCACCGCGCAGGAGGTCCAGATCTTCATCGGCGCGGAGAGCGAGTTCGCGACCGTGCCGGACGTGTCGGTGGTGGCGGCGCCCTACGGCCGCGGCGACCGCGTGCTCGGCACGCTCGCGGTGGTGGGTCCGACGCGCATGAACTACGCGCGGGTCATCCCGCTCGTGGACCTCACCGCGCGGCAGATCTCCCGGGCGCTCGCGGCGCTGTCCGAGGGCGGCTGA